The genomic window GCGGGTCGACATCTGTTCGTTCTCTTTGATGTTCGAAGCCCAGGCCGCGTCGAGTTCGAGCGTGGCGCCGTTCTTGAACTTGATCATCGCGCAGGCGAGGTCTTCGACCGTGTAGTCGAGTCCGCGTTCAGCCGCGAGCTTTCCGGCGATCTTGCAGTAGGTGCTGCCCATGACCCAGGCCGGTTCGGGGTAGCCCATGAGCCAGAGCGCAAGGTCGAGCCGATGCACGCCGAGGTCGATCAGCGGGCCGCCGCCCGACTGGCTCTTGTCGAAAAACCAGCTTCCGGCGCCGCCGCCCTTGGTGTTGAAACCGGAGCCGAGGCCCGGCACGCCGCGACGGCGCAGCCAGACGCTGCGTCCATAGTAGATCTCGCCGAGACGGCCCGCATCGACCAGATCCTTCATGGCGCGGGACTGCGGGTTGAAGCGGTAACTGAAGTCGATGCCGAGCTTCAGGCCGAGCCGTGCGGCCGTGTCGAGCATCTCCTGCGCCTCGGCGGTATTCATCGCCATCGGCTTTTCGCAGAGGACGTTCGCCCCGGCTTCGAGCCCGGCGATGGTCAGTTCCCTGTGCTGGTTGTTCGGTACGGCGACCGACAGGATGTCGAGCTTTTCGTTCCGGATCATGTCGATGCCCTCGGCATAGACTTTCGGGAGATTGAACTCCT from Victivallis lenta includes these protein-coding regions:
- a CDS encoding Gfo/Idh/MocA family protein; translated protein: MAKLKAGVIGLGMGWGHLAGYMEHPDVEVVAVADRIEAKRENAKKEFNLPKVYAEGIDMIRNEKLDILSVAVPNNQHRELTIAGLEAGANVLCEKPMAMNTAEAQEMLDTAARLGLKLGIDFSYRFNPQSRAMKDLVDAGRLGEIYYGRSVWLRRRGVPGLGSGFNTKGGGAGSWFFDKSQSGGGPLIDLGVHRLDLALWLMGYPEPAWVMGSTYCKIAGKLAAERGLDYTVEDLACAMIKFKNGATLELDAAWASNIKENEQMSTRILGDKGGLYQYNLNEGYTWDAEYYQDMEGRQFDSKLHSSPEVRNAFWLFADAVRDDTPFLVQPEEGVVVMRLLDAIYESARTGEPVKF